DNA from Helicobacter pylori:
CTTTCATGATGGCCTGATCCAAAGGCCAAAGCCGGATCGATCATTATGCAATCGTCTATAGCGGTATGGCTTGGTTTTTGGTGCCAGCTAGGGTGTATGTAAAATTTGGCGCATCGCACCGGTAAAACAGCTTGTTTGTAGGCTTCTAGCCAGTCTTTTGAAGCCAAATTGCGCGAAAGGTAGAAAAAATCAAACTCGCTTTGCAAGTTTTGCTTTAAATTCAAACAAAACGCTTTTAACGCCGGAAAAAGCGAATCGCTCAAATTTTTTTCAGAGCGTAAAATAACGAAATTCTTGAGATGCGGGGGTTTTTCTTTTAAATTTTCTTTTAAATCTTTCTTTAAGGAGTCATGAGTGGCGAAATAACGCCAACTGGATTGGCTTATAAATTCAATGGTTTCTTTATCGTCAAACGCTTTTAAATTTTCTAAGCTTGATTCTTCTAAGGCTAGGTGTGTGGTGTCTAAAAGAAAGCTCTCAAAAAGCTCTCGCTCCTTAGGGAAGATAAAGAAAAACTCATAATACATTGATTCTAACACTCAATCGTTCGTCCCTAAAACAACCTCTAATTTTTCTTTCAAAACTTGGGGGGTAAAAGGTTTCACAATGTAGTTATTCACGCCCGCTTTTAAAGCCGTAATGACCTCAGCTTTACCGCCCTCTGTGGTGATCATAATGATAGGGATTTCTTTAAATCGGTTATCTGCACGCACCTTTTTAACGAGATCCAACCCGTTCATTTCAGGCATGTTCCAATCCGTAATAAGCACCTTAGTGTCCGCATTAGCGTCTAGTTTTTCCCAAGCTTCCACCCCATGCTCAGCTTCTAAAACGTCTTCATAGCCTAAGCGTGAAAGTGTATTTTTAATAATTCTTCTCATAGTTGAGCTATCATCTACTACCAGTAGTTTCAAAGCACTTCTCCTTTTAAGATTGCATTTAAATTAGGCTCTTTTTAAACAGCCAAAGCGTCCTAAACGCCTTATAATAATAAATCGTTCCAAATAATAGCATGTTTTGATTAAAATTACCTTGACCGACAATAATCATTGACTAAATGGAGCGTTCAATGAGCGTTCTCATTTGTAAAAAAATTCAGTTTGTTTGCTATCATAATAGTTCAAAAATAATAAGACACCCCTAACTTTTGAGCGTGATAAAGGGTCATTGGATGGTTTGAAAAAAGAAAGACAAGGATTTTACAAGCAAGTGCATTATTTAAGAATTTTAATACTGAGTATGAGTTTTTTAAATATTTTAAATGCTGAAAATTTGAGTTACATGTCTTCTTCTTATCAAATAGGCACGGTGTTTATGCGCCCTTTAAACACCAACAAGCTTTTACAAGGGGCTTCAATCCTTCAAGGCTATGAAGTGAATCCTAAAAACGACTGGGCGTATTCTAGGTACTATTTCTTTATAGATTATGGTAATGTGCTTTTCAATAACGATTCCACTTTGCAAGCGAACATGTTCACTTATGGGGTGGGAGGGGATTTTATGGTCGCTTACGCTAAAAACCCTATCAACCGCTGGGCTTTTTTCTTTGGCTTGCAACTAG
Protein-coding regions in this window:
- the prmA gene encoding 50S ribosomal protein L11 methyltransferase; translation: MYYEFFFIFPKERELFESFLLDTTHLALEESSLENLKAFDDKETIEFISQSSWRYFATHDSLKKDLKENLKEKPPHLKNFVILRSEKNLSDSLFPALKAFCLNLKQNLQSEFDFFYLSRNLASKDWLEAYKQAVLPVRCAKFYIHPSWHQKPSHTAIDDCIMIDPALAFGSGHHESTSMCLELLSDLDLKHKNALDVGCGSGILSIALKKQGVSALVACDTDSLAVEETLKNFSLNQIPLLAQDKVIYGSTQKIEGRFDIIVANLVADVIKSLYSEFVRLCNHTLILSGILETHLNSVLQIYYNGFEVLEQRQRNEWVALKLLKKQSIN
- a CDS encoding chemotaxis response regulator CheY, whose translation is MKLLVVDDSSTMRRIIKNTLSRLGYEDVLEAEHGVEAWEKLDANADTKVLITDWNMPEMNGLDLVKKVRADNRFKEIPIIMITTEGGKAEVITALKAGVNNYIVKPFTPQVLKEKLEVVLGTND
- a CDS encoding outer membrane protein; this encodes MDGLKKERQGFYKQVHYLRILILSMSFLNILNAENLSYMSSSYQIGTVFMRPLNTNKLLQGASILQGYEVNPKNDWAYSRYYFFIDYGNVLFNNDSTLQANMFTYGVGGDFMVAYAKNPINRWAFFFGLQLAANTWILNNKVKDLVVNTWDSLKDFNFHNTYFRAIGKFGVQFRTIVLYHKVDVEIGMKIFLTPERRSLFERSFLFFVSHSWHF